In a single window of the Porites lutea chromosome 14, jaPorLute2.1, whole genome shotgun sequence genome:
- the LOC140924710 gene encoding E3 ubiquitin-protein ligase TRIM45-like, with protein sequence MDLTTLFYNLREEVSCSVCSDLFTDPKHLSCLHSFCLKCLNRWYETCGGGQAIKCPKCQTLSRVPASGDLKDLPTSFYLNGLIDVLAIKECKKTQVTCGNCDKKNSEASYCFQCCIFYCEQCLVGHNMMRDKKEHRVLAVKEFQDKDYEDVLKRPVFCSKERHQKEEIKYYCKECETALCQTCVTLNHGGHDLRLIEEEAENKTLEIKSILQTQRERLDAKLNVTAQLDEDCAKVIQQSEIAKRDIQRFADGLIKTIQAKMKNVITAVENQTKKSLESLKAKRSVIQQQINATESSLEEADKLLKRSTTAEVVQFKKSLQTIFDRVDQTEPIVYDPSSLQTFVFVENKKMLGIVNGEEIGVLEEAFRTIAIESLAEGEGLKGGTVARKAQFNLTTRNAERKQVYNERDIVTVEIKDDQGQECVTEVRVDDNKDGTYKITYHPRVQGTMKLLVKVNGEHISCSPFTVILKPFQVKPVLSFGREGSDDGMFRYPLGVAVSDGGEIVVPDQCNHRVQVFDSNGTLLRSFGHKGENAGEFNRPIGVAINKDRNIFVADTYNHRIQIFSWEGRHLGSFGGKGSLHSQLSYPWGLSLDSTGNVIVADTGNRLNKIFNPDGRFVMKIGEQGFFSFPVHCVQCGEYFIVSDSNEHCIKVFNREGHFQYKFGKRGEQDGEFNYPRFLSVTQSKHLLVCDQNNHRIQVFELDGKFVGEFGTNGSKLGEFNYPLSVAVLSNDQIVVCDNNNHRIQIFQ encoded by the coding sequence ATGGATCTTACAACGCTATTTTACAATCTTCGAGAAGAAGTGTCTTGTTCGGTGTGTTCAGACTTATTTACTGATCCTAAACATCTCTCCTGTCTGCACAGTTTCTGCTTAAAGTGTCTGAATCGATGGTACGAAACGTGCGGCGGCGGACAGGCCATTAAATGCCCGAAGTGCCAAACCCTAAGCAGAGTACCTGCGAGCGGTGATCTGAAAGATCTTCCAACCAGCTTCTATTTAAACGGCTTAATCGATGTTCTTGCCATCAAAGAATGCAAGAAGACTCAAGTTACGTGCGGAAACTGCGACAAGAAGAATTCAGAAGCTTCGTATTGTTTCCAGTGTTGCATATTTTATTGCGAGCAATGCCTGGTTGGTCACAATATGATGCGAGACAAAAAGGAACACCGCGTATTGGCAGTGAAAGAGTTCCAAGATAAGGACTACGAGGATGTATTGAAGCGACCAGTGTTTTGTTCAAAGGAAAGACACCAGAAAGAAGAGATCAAATACTACTGCAAAGAATGTGAGACGGCTCTTTGCCAAACTTGCGTCACTTTGAATCACGGAGGTCATGATTTGAGATTAATCGAAGAAGaagccgaaaacaaaacactcgAAATAAAATCTATCCTTCAAACGCAAAGAGAAAGGTTAGATGCAAAACTGAACGTAACTGCTCAACTAGACGAGGACTGTGCTAAAGTGATTCAACAAAGTGAAATCGCCAAGAGAGATATCCAAAGGTTTGCTGATGGCTTGATCAAAACAATtcaagcaaaaatgaaaaatgttattACCGCTGTGGAAaaccaaacaaagaagtcactcgaaagtttaaaagcaaaaagaagtGTGATTCAGCAACAGATAAATGCCACCGAATCATCACTCGAGGAAGCTGATAAACTTTTAAAACGAAGCACCACCGCGGAAGTTGttcaatttaaaaaatcattacAGACAATCTTTGATAGAGTGGATCAGACCGAGCCCATTGTTTATGACCCCAGTAGTCTgcaaacttttgtttttgtagaaaataagaAGATGCTCGGTATTGTCAATGGAGAAGAAATTGGAGTTTTAGAAGAAGCTTTTCGAACAATAGCAATTGAATCTCTGGCTGAAGGTGAAGGACTGAAAGGAGGAACTGTAGCGCGTAAAGCTCAATTCAATTTGACCACAAGAAACGCAGAGAGAAAGCAGGTGTATAATGAGAGGGACATTGTCACGGTAGAGATCAAGGACGATCAAGGACAAGAATGCGTGACGGAAGTACGAGTAGATGATAACAAAGATGGGACCTACAAAATCACTTATCATCCCAGAGTTCAAGGGACAATGAAATTATTAGTTAAGGTAAACGGGGAACATATTTCTTGTAGTCCTTTTACTGTGATTTTAAAACCATTTCAAGTCAAACCTGTTTTATCTTTTGGAAGGGAAGGCTCGGATGATGGAATGTTTAGGTATCCTCTGGGGGTGGCAGTAAGTGATGGGGGCGAAATAGTAGTACCTGATCAGTGCAACCATCGGGTTCAAGTGTTTGACAGTAATGGCACTTTATTAAGATCCTTTGGTCACAAAGGTGAAAATGCTGGAGAGTTCAACCGCCCTATTGGAGTAGCCATTAATAAGGACAGGAATATATTTGTAGCAGACACTTACAACCACAGAATACAGATCTTTAGTTGGGAGGGGAGGCACCTGGGTTCATTTGGCGGCAAAGGAAGCCTTCATAGTCAGCTCTCTTACCCTTGGGGTTTATCCTTAGATAGTACTGGTAATGTTATTGTTGCTGATACAGGTAACCGACTGAATAAGATCTTTAACCCGGATGGTAGGTTTGTAATGAAGATAGGTGAACagggtttttttagttttcctgTTCACTGTGTTCAGTGTGGTGAATATTTCATAGTGTCAGACTCAAATGAACACTGTATCAAAGTATTTAACAGGGAGGGGCATTTTCAGTATAAGTTTGGTAAGCGGGGGGAGCAGGACGGGGAGTTTAATTATCCACGTTTTCTGTCAGTGACTCAGTCAAAGCACCTGTTGGTTTGTGATCAGAATAATCATAGAATACAAGTCTTTGAACTAGATGGGAAGTTTGTCGGAGAATTTGGAACAAATGGCAGCAAATTAGGAGAATTCAATTATCCATTGTCGGTAGCTGTTCTAAGTAATGATCAAATTGTTGTGTGCGACAACAACAATCATCGAATTCAgatatttcaataa
- the LOC140924032 gene encoding E3 ubiquitin-protein ligase TRIM45-like encodes MDLTKLFHNLREEVSCSVCSDLFTDPKHLSCLHSFCLKCLKRRYETCGGGEAIKCPKCQTLSRVPASGDLKDLPTSFYLNGLIDVLAIKECKRTQVTCGNCDKKSSEASYCFQCCIFYCEQCLVGHNMMRDKKEHRVLAVKEFQDKDYEDVLKRPVFCSKERHQKEELKYYCKECETALCQTCVTLNHGGHDLRLIEEEAENKTLEIKSILQSQRKGLDAKLNVIVQLDEDCAKVIQRSEIARRDVQRFADGLIKTIQAKMKNVITSVENQTKKSLESLKAKRSAIQQQINATESSLGEADKLLKRSTTAEVVQLKKSLQTIFQGMNQSEPIVHDPSSLQTLVFVENQKTIDTVNGEELGFLCMEEGYRKKPSKFLAEGEGLKEGTVGRKAQFNLITRNAERKQWYNEHDRVTVEIKDEQERECVTQVKLDDNKNGIYKITYFPIVQGTFKLLVKVNGEHISCSPFTVILKPFQVKPVLSFGKKGSGDGMFNYPVGVAVSDRDEILVADSSNHRVQVFDSNGTFLRFFGHKGENAGELKYPIGIAINKDRNIFVVDNNNHRIQILSWDGKHLGSFGGRGSLDSRLSFPWGLSLDSTGNVIVADTGDKLIKIFTPDGRFVMKIGGQGSFCYPAHCVQCGEYFIVSDSHEHCIKVFNREGHFQYKFGKQGQGDGEFNYPYFLSVTQSKHLLHLLVCDGNNNRIQVFELDGKFVGKFGTKGSKLGEFNYPFSTAVLGNDQIVVCDENNCRIQIFQFFFPWKEI; translated from the exons ATGGATCTGACAAAGCTATTTCACAATCTTCGCGAAGAAGTGTCTTGTTCGGTGTGCTCGGACTTGTTTACGGATCCTAAACATCTCTCCTGTCTGCACAGTTTCTGCTTAAAGTGTCTAAAACGACGGTACGAAACGTGTGGCGGTGGAGAGGCCATTAAATGTCCAAAGTGCCAAACCCTAAGCAGAGTACCTGCGAGCGGTGATCTGAAAGATCTTCCAACCAGCTTTTATTTGAACGGCTTGATCGATGTTCTTGCTATTAAAGAATGCAAAAGAACTCAAGTGACATGCGGAAACTGCGACAAGAAGAGTTCAGAAGCTTCGTATTGTTTCCAGTGTTGCATATTTTATTGCGAGCAATGCCTGGTTGGTCACAATATGATGCGAGACAAAAAGGAACATCGCGTATTGGCAGTGAAAGAGTTCCAAGACAAGGACTACGAGGATGTATTGAAGCGACCAGTGTTTTGTTCAAAGGAACGACACCAGAAAGAAGAGCTTAAATACTACTGCAAAGAATGCGAGACGGCTCTTTGCCAAACTTGCGTCACTTTGAATCACGGAGGTCATGATTTGAGATTAATCGAAGAAGaagccgaaaacaaaacactcgAAATAAAATCTATCCTTCAATCGCAAAGAAAAgggttagatgcaaaactaaaCGTGATTGTTCAACTAGACGAAGACTGTGCTAAAGTGATTCAACGAAGTGAAATCGCCAGGAGAGATGTCCAAAGGTTTGCTGATGGCTTGATCAAAACAATtcaagcaaaaatgaaaaatgttattACCTCTGTGGAAAACCAAACGAAGAAGTCACTcgaaagtttaaaagcaaaaagaagtGCGATTCAGCAACAGATAAATGCCACTGAATCATCATTGGGGGAAGCTGATAAACTTTTAAAACGAAGCACCACCGCGGAAGTTGTTCAACTCAAAAAATCACTACAAACAATTTTTCAGGGAATGAATCAATCCGAGCCTATTGTTCATGACCCCAGTAGTTTGCAGACTTTAGTTTTCGTGGAAAATCAGAAGACGATTGATACCGTCAACGGGGAAGAACTTGGTTTCCTGTGCATGGAAGAAGGTTATCGAAAAAAACCGAGCAAATTTTTGGCTGAAGGTGAAGGACTGAAAGAAGGAACTGTTGGGCGTAAAGCTCAATTTAATTTGATTACAAGAAACGCGGAGAGAAAACAGTGGTATAATGAACACGACCGTGTCACGGTAGAGATCAAGGACGAACAAGAACGAGAATGCGTGACCCAAGTGAAATTAGATGATAACAAAAATGGAATCTACAAAATCACTTATTTTCCTATAGTCCAGGGAACATTCAAATTATTAGTTAAGGTAAACGGGGAACATATTTCTTGTAGTCCTTTTACTGTGATTTTAAAACCATTTCAAGTCAAACCTGTTTTATCTTTTGGAAAGAAAGGCTCGGGTGATGGAATGTTTAATTATCCTGTGGGGGTGGCAGTAAGTGATAGGGACGAAATATTAGTAGCTGACAGCAGTAACCATAGGGTTCAAGTGTTTGACAGTAATGGTACTTTCTTAAGATTCTTTGGTCACAAAGGTGAAAATGCTGGAGAGTTAAAATACCCTATTGGAATAGCCATTAATAAGGACAGGAATATTTTTGTAGTAGACAATAACAACCACAGAATACAGATTCTTAGTTGGGACGGGAAGCACCTGGGTTCATTTGGCGGCCGAGGAAGCCTTGATAGTCGGCTCTCTTTCCCTTGGGGTCTATCCTTAGATAGTACTGGTAATGTTATTGTTGCTGATACAGGTGACAAACTGATTAAGATCTTTACCCCGGATGGTAGGTTTGTAATGAAGATAGGTGGGCAGGGTTCATTTTGTTATCCGGCTCACTGTGTTCAGTGTGGTGAATATTTCATAGTGTCAGACTCACATGAACACTGTATCAAAGTATTTAATAGGGAGGGGCATTTTCAGTACAAGTTTGGTAAGCAGGGGCAAGGGGACGGGGAGTTTAATTATCCATATTTTCTGTCAGTGACTCAGTCAAAGCACCTGTTG CACCTGTTGGTCTGTGATGGGAATAATAATAGAATACAAGTCTTTGAACTAGATGGGAAGTTTGTAGGAAAATTCGGTACAAAAGGCAGCAAATTAGGGGAATTCAATTATCCATTCTCAACAGCTGTTCTAGGTAATGACCAAATTGTTGTGTGCGACGAAAACAATTGCCGAATTCagatatttcaatttttttttccgtggAAAGAAATATAG